The genomic interval CAAGTCGGTTGGTACTTTTACGCATTGTTTATAGTTGGGGCTGCAAACTTTAGTGACGCCTGCATCCAACCAAACCCAccatcaattataaaaaaaagcaTCAATTAGATTTGAAACAGTCAAATTGGACTATAATGCAAACTTTACAGTTTAAGTAACATAGTCGGTTAGTTTTAAGCGAAAATTTTTACTACAGTCCCTCAAATTCAGGAGAAGTTATTTTCTCTTTCTCCTCATGATTTCTTCAAACATGGGTAAACATAAATTTCAACGAAGAAAATGCACGGTGATTGGTGAATGTATCTATGATTTTCATGGCATGCCCTATCATGTAGGCTGGCTTTTGTCGTATGTGTACTGAAATCTTTCAAGGTGGGCCAAAAATCCATGATTTAAAGATAATCATTCATAGCTAACTACTGCTTTTCTGTAAACAATTATATTCTGAATAAAGAAAGCCATTGCGGTaagaaaaggagaaaatgaaTTCTGATTCTTTGCTGTGAGCACATTCTACCGTTGAACAGTGGCTCAATCTGTAGAGCTTGTTCCTGTTGTCCTACAAGGAACGTGGCTAACTAATCAGGTCTATAATACTTAGCCTATAATAGAATATGCCGGATTAAAATACAGATTACTGTAAAGCTTCACCTAGAGAATATTTTTAATGTATTATGGACCTATTCCAACATCTTGCTCCTTGTCTTTCTTGTTCTGTTAGGATATATAAGCCTCTTCACTCTGTGATGGAATGTCAAGCACAAAACTTGTTTCCTCCAAACAGTTTGAAGACATACATAACAGAAGTAAATTTAGAGAATGAGAATGGGGAGGCTTACTTCTTTGGTCTTGGCCACTATAGTTGGTCTTCTAAGCCTGATAGGCTCCACTCAAGCTCAGTTACAGCTTGGTTTCTATGCCAAAAGCTGCCCAAACGCTGAGAAGATAGTGCTAGATTTCGTTCACCAGCATATCCACAATGCCCCTTCACTGGCAGCAACTTTCATTAGAATGCACTTCCATGATTGCTTTGTCAGGGTAATGTTTCTTTTTGTTTCCATCTTTATGAGAATCCCCAATCCTTGAAACTCCTTTATGCAACTGACATTACTTCTCTCTGTTTGATGTGTTGCTGAACAGGGTTGTGATGGATCTGTGCTTATAAACTCCACCTCAAATAACCAAGCCGAGAAGGATTCTCCACCAAATCAAACACTCAGAGGCTTTGACTTCATTGATAGAGTCAAAAGCTTACTTGAAGCTGAATGCCCTGGAGTGGTCTCTTGCGCAGATGTTCTTTCCTTGGTTGCAAGAGATACCATTGTAGCCACGGTAAGAATCCACACAACCGATCGAATGCCCTTTTAACTTTTTCAGTGTTCGAGGttgtttttactctttttttttttttgttttggttttcttGTCCAAAGATGAAAAAGACAAACAACCCATTTTCCGTGTATGATGAATGTGTTCATTTCAAATGTGCAGGGAGGTCCATACTGGGAAGTTCCAACTGGCCGAAGGGATGGAGTGATCTCAATATCATCAGAAGCCCAGAACGACATTCCTCCTCCATTTGGAAACTTTTCCACACTACAAAGACTTTTCGCAAACCAAGGACTTGATCTAAAAGACTTGGTGTTACTATCTGGTAAAGTTTAATAAAACTAACTCCACTAAACACTAATACTTCACTCAGTACATTTCTCAAACACCTTGCATGCAATTATGACTTCAGGCGCTCACACAATCGGCATAGCACATTGCTCATCATTCAGAAACAGACTCTACAATTTCACCGGCGTCGGAGACCAAGATCCCTCTCTAGACCCAAGATACGCCGCTAATCTGAAGGCCAACAAATGCAAAACTCCGACCGCCAACAACAAAGTGGAAATGGACCCAGGAAGTCGCAACACTTTTGACCTTAGCTACTATTCTCTTCTACTAAAAAGGAGAGGACTTTTCGAATCCGATGCTGCTCTCACTACAGACGCAAGAACATTGGGTCTAGTTAGGAAACTCGTACAAGGACCCATTGAAGAATTCTTCGCTGAATTTGCTGCATCCATGGAGAAAATGGGTCGGATTAAAGTGAAGACTGGAACTGAAGGTGAAATCAGAAGGAGATGCGGAGTGGTGAATAGTTGATTGGTTCTTGTCATAACTTGgaaatgtgtgtgtgtgtgtgtgaaatCTTTTGCTTTTGTGTTCTTGAATGTGCTTAGTGGGAAATCTTTCCTTTTTGTTTGGGGACATTTGTGGGCTTTAATAATTGGAATTCCATTGTAATGTTCTTTCTCTGTTTTGTAAGGTTAATAAGATTctgatttgaataatttatcttTGGAAGACAACAAATTTCATTATTCGTTGTTGTTGGACATTGTCCTTTCCTCTAGTTGGAGATGGATGATTTCTGGctgttttaatttctttctaCTCCTATCACCATCCATCTTTAAATTTACCAAAACAACTATATGCAAaaatagaaataagttttttatAAATCAATTCACCTATTATTAATGTTCTgcaaattcaaatttcatacctactgtttaattttaatattctaaagaaaaggaaaaaaaaaagagataaaatggttggaattaacccaaaaaccaaaaacttctagtcaagttttcaaaatatttggcCTTCGTTtgttaatcattttgttttatcttctttgtttttttttaaaattaagcttataaacattaCTTTCACGTccaaatttatctactttctatcaatgattaaaaaaccaagtcaaattttgaaaactaagaaaaagtagcttttaaattattgtttttatttttagaatttgagtaagaatttaaccattgtacttaagaaagatgcaaaccatCATAGAAATGAtgagaaaataggcttaattttcgggaaaaaaaaaacttaaatggttatcaaacggggtCGTATCTTTTATAAGGATATACCTCTATGTTTAAAAAACATAACTCGTGaccttgtttgataactatttagttttttatttttgttttttgaaaattaaacttacaaACACTCATTTTCCCTCTTAATTTCTTGCtttcttatctactttttacttaGGTTTTAAGaataaagtcaaaatttgaaaattaagaaaaaaaaaattaatttttttttttttttttttttgtaaatttgaaTAAGAATTGAACTATTTTACTTAAGTAATATGCAAACTATTGTAAGAAAGTGTGAGAAAAtagacataatttttaaaataaaaaataaaaaatgaaatagttatcgAATAGAAACAAATgcttatgaattttttattttctctcttctctctcttttgtcTTCTCCCTTCTctgatttcataaatttttctcTCCATTTCATCTATAACACTCTTCTTCTCCCTCAAAGGAATTGACCACCAACATATACAAAAacattaatggaaaaaaaactaACCACAAGATCCACAATATATAATCAAGTATTAAAGAAATATCTAGATTTGAAAGATGATAAAAGAGATAGAGAAGAATAAGATGAGAGAGAAATTTCAGGAAAAAAATGTCTTCTAATCAAAGATAAAAGGATTATTCACTCTTAAACAATGTAAAGAAAATATCCTTTTTGAAAGTATGTCACATGGAAGATTTTAGCTTTTGAGTTAATTCTAACAATTTtcaaggaaaaaaacaaaagagataAGACATTACAACTCCCTATGGTCATAAAATAATCTAGGTTAAACTAGCACTTTGTTCTCTATtactggtttttttttttatttcctatttttgtttttaaatatagaaaattattaaaaaataattttaaatattttaaaatttcactgtCTATAAATGATAAATAGTGACTAATAGTCTATTAATATTGTTACTGATAaatgtctattagtgtctatctctatttattattgataaacaatgatattttactatatttaaaaatattttcaaccatttatcatttaaaataattttccttattattACCCTATTATGGTCACTTACATTAGCCATATTTAAATACAAAGTCAAACTTTAGAAGTTTCATAGgggtatatatttaattaatggttgTAGCATTGCtacattggagcttcaaactcgATGCTTCACTTTTATAAACATAACTTTAGGAAATTCCATTTGTTTAATCATAGAATCCTCCCTACTTAAAATGGGttcaaatctcaaaaaaattataaatattttaaactttgttatttaaataaaaataaaattactaaaTCAAGTATTTTAGAATAAACAGATCAAATCAAAAATTgtgaaaaggggaaaaaaaaaagtacaatttAAGCCTTTGGTTTCTTTGAATGAGATATTTactttacatattttttttcccaCCCTATTTGATGAATAAATTGGAGACCAACACTATCAAGTTATCAAAACTCATCTTGTAACATTGACAATTTCCCTATAGGCCAAGCATCATATCTTGTTGGATATGTTTTTGGATGGGGAATTAAACCTTCAACCTTGAGAGAAGAAGGTCATATTAATTACTACTGAGTTAAGTTCAATTTAACAAACGTTTGTATGTTAAGCTggtaaaattttaataactGTTAAAATGCTAATGAATCGATAATATATTAtactcaaaaaagaaaatttatcaaTACTATATGGGAAAATGTATTAAATCTTGAGGCCAAAAATCAGTGTTAAACTTGTAACTATAAAAGTGATTGACAAAAGCTCTTGTTTTTTGATTCATGATCCACTCAAGGATTATTAAGAttatattttcaagtgtttaatttaaaaaaataagtcattttagaaaaaattggaaTGGTTGACAACTAttcaaaatagattttcaaaTGCATTTTAATCAACTTTTATcataagtgtttaaataaaaatgaattttttaaaaaacacttttttcttaAGTTAATCCAAACGACCCTAAGCATTTGGGACCTAAGTTTGTCATCATACTAACATGAAGATCCTCACGATAATTGGTTATTTTTGTAAGGTTAAATTAAAAGGATAGTCCCTAAATATTGAAGTTTGTGTTTATTTagtttgaactttcaaaaatgtctaattggttattaaatagttgatttttgtgaTTAATAGGTCATTCTACCTtcgattttatgtttaataggttttcaaaacattcaatttttttccaaaaaaaaaatcattgattatatataaatttgaattttatatctagtgaaacaaaaaaatttcaattttgtatttaatagattcgtaatttttttaaaaaaagaacttgaaagtctagagactaaatttatgAGTTGAATTACAATAAATTTCACTAAACTATGGAGTTGGTTTCACTTATATTTATACtacaaacttttaaaagtttcacgTTAAcggtcaaattttgaaatttatttcaaaacaatCCTTGTGCATTTTGACGTTAATTTCATAGAGGAAAAAATTGTATTTGCTTATGTGaacaaatcaaaacaaatacATGAAAAAATATACACGTGACGGCATGTGTGAATATATACATATAGTCGTATTCCTGCATCCTATCTCACTTCCTcaatttcttgttcttttgtatATGTATTTGGATTTGCTTGCTTAAGAGTAACACATAGACAGACACAAATTTTTTCGTCCATAAATTAAAAGACAGAGCCTTCTGAGATtgttttggaaaaagaaaaaaaccttccaattaaaaagttaaaataaaacttCTATAACTTTGAAAAAACTAATTGGAAcatggatttttcttttttttttttagtctaactaaatttataattttgaaaagttaAGAATCAAAATACCATCATCACCACT from Benincasa hispida cultivar B227 chromosome 10, ASM972705v1, whole genome shotgun sequence carries:
- the LOC120087856 gene encoding peroxidase 39-like; its protein translation is MRMGRLTSLVLATIVGLLSLIGSTQAQLQLGFYAKSCPNAEKIVLDFVHQHIHNAPSLAATFIRMHFHDCFVRGCDGSVLINSTSNNQAEKDSPPNQTLRGFDFIDRVKSLLEAECPGVVSCADVLSLVARDTIVATGGPYWEVPTGRRDGVISISSEAQNDIPPPFGNFSTLQRLFANQGLDLKDLVLLSGAHTIGIAHCSSFRNRLYNFTGVGDQDPSLDPRYAANLKANKCKTPTANNKVEMDPGSRNTFDLSYYSLLLKRRGLFESDAALTTDARTLGLVRKLVQGPIEEFFAEFAASMEKMGRIKVKTGTEGEIRRRCGVVNS